In one Corallococcus sp. EGB genomic region, the following are encoded:
- a CDS encoding response regulator: MNILVVDDDYELCTMLSRYLEMHGYTVFSASDALQALDIMERHPVGLVITDYLMPHLDGIHFTEMLKADPRFQNISVLMMTASTDANISDKGLRKGVAITLQKPLDMGQLLNLVRFAE; this comes from the coding sequence GTGAACATCCTGGTCGTCGACGACGATTACGAGCTGTGCACCATGCTCTCTCGCTACCTGGAGATGCATGGCTACACCGTGTTCTCGGCGTCGGACGCGCTCCAGGCCCTGGACATCATGGAGCGTCACCCCGTGGGCCTGGTCATCACGGACTACCTGATGCCCCACCTGGACGGCATCCACTTCACGGAGATGCTGAAGGCGGACCCCCGCTTCCAGAACATCTCCGTCCTGATGATGACCGCCAGCACGGACGCCAACATCTCCGACAAGGGCCTGCGCAAGGGCGTCGCCATCACCCTGCAGAAGCCGTTGGACATGGGGCAGCTGCTCAACCTCGTGCGCTTCGCGGAGTAG
- a CDS encoding DUF2019 domain-containing protein has product MTPTALVDDFAYHVEAQTDAIFRGDAKTGNKHAKKYETAMKKLRDFGDEGREALTVLLRHSRMDVRVAAAAYLLRYRTDEAKAVLEHAAGGEGLAAFEASEVLKRWEEGAWNLDPA; this is encoded by the coding sequence ATGACGCCTACAGCACTCGTCGATGACTTCGCCTATCACGTTGAGGCGCAGACTGACGCGATCTTCCGAGGAGATGCCAAGACCGGCAACAAGCACGCAAAGAAGTACGAAACTGCGATGAAGAAGCTCCGAGACTTCGGGGACGAAGGTCGCGAAGCGCTCACGGTTCTACTGAGACACTCTCGGATGGACGTACGAGTCGCAGCAGCGGCGTATCTCCTCCGCTACAGGACTGACGAAGCGAAGGCCGTCCTGGAGCACGCCGCAGGCGGGGAGGGGTTGGCGGCGTTTGAGGCATCAGAGGTTCTGAAGCGATGGGAGGAGGGGGCCTGGAACCTGGACCCGGCGTAG
- the groL gene encoding chaperonin GroEL (60 kDa chaperone family; promotes refolding of misfolded polypeptides especially under stressful conditions; forms two stacked rings of heptamers to form a barrel-shaped 14mer; ends can be capped by GroES; misfolded proteins enter the barrel where they are refolded when GroES binds) gives MAAKEIFFHQSARDSILRGVRVLADAVAVTLGPKGRNVVIEKSFGSPTITKDGVTVAKEIDLENRFENMGAQMVKEVASKTSDKAGDGTTTATVLARAIYEEGLKLVAAGHSPMDLKRGIDKAVEVVVAELKKLSKPTSDKQSIAQVGTISANGDETIGTIIADAMEKVGKEGVITVEEAKGLETTLDVVEGMQFDRGYVSPYFVTNRDRMEVVLDDPYILISEKKVSSMQDMIPVLEQVARSGKPLLIIADDIEGEALATLVVNKIRGVLNVAAVKAPGFGDRRKEMLKDIATLTGGMVVSEELGHKYENLTLNDLGRAKRITVDKDNTTIVDGAGQKADIEGRIKLIRTQIETVTSDYDREKLQERMAKLVGGVAVINVGAATEVEMKEKKARVEDALHATRAAVEEGIVPGGGVAYIRSLKALDGLKLGGEQDFGVEIIRKALQEPLRKISSNAGIEGAVVINKVKEGTGAFGFNARTEVYEDLEKAGVIDPTKVERTALQNAASVASLLLTTEAMIAERPKKKAKGGAGGGAMPEYGGDDMDY, from the coding sequence ATGGCAGCGAAGGAAATCTTCTTCCATCAGTCCGCGCGCGATTCCATCCTGCGTGGCGTCCGGGTCCTCGCGGACGCGGTCGCGGTGACGCTCGGTCCCAAGGGCCGCAATGTCGTCATCGAGAAGAGCTTCGGCTCGCCCACCATCACCAAGGACGGCGTCACCGTCGCCAAGGAGATCGATCTCGAGAACCGCTTCGAGAACATGGGCGCGCAGATGGTGAAGGAGGTCGCGTCGAAGACCTCCGACAAGGCCGGCGACGGCACCACCACGGCGACGGTGCTCGCGCGCGCCATCTATGAGGAGGGCCTGAAGCTGGTGGCCGCCGGCCACAGCCCCATGGACCTCAAGCGCGGCATCGACAAGGCGGTGGAGGTGGTGGTGGCGGAGCTGAAGAAGCTCTCCAAGCCCACGTCCGACAAGCAGTCCATCGCGCAGGTGGGCACCATCTCCGCCAACGGCGACGAGACCATCGGCACCATCATTGCGGACGCGATGGAGAAGGTGGGCAAGGAGGGCGTCATCACCGTCGAGGAGGCCAAGGGCCTGGAGACGACGCTCGACGTGGTGGAGGGCATGCAGTTCGACCGCGGCTACGTGTCGCCGTACTTCGTCACGAACCGCGACCGCATGGAGGTCGTGCTGGACGACCCCTACATCCTCATCAGCGAGAAGAAGGTCTCGTCGATGCAGGACATGATCCCCGTGCTGGAGCAGGTCGCTCGCTCGGGCAAGCCGCTGCTCATCATCGCGGATGACATCGAGGGCGAGGCCCTGGCCACCCTGGTGGTGAACAAGATCCGCGGCGTGCTGAACGTGGCCGCGGTGAAGGCGCCGGGCTTCGGCGACCGCCGCAAGGAGATGCTCAAGGACATCGCCACGCTGACGGGCGGCATGGTGGTGAGCGAGGAGCTGGGCCACAAGTACGAGAACCTGACCCTCAACGACCTGGGCCGCGCCAAGCGCATCACGGTGGACAAGGACAACACCACCATCGTGGACGGTGCCGGCCAGAAGGCGGACATCGAGGGCCGCATCAAGCTCATCCGCACCCAGATCGAGACGGTCACCAGCGACTACGACCGCGAGAAGCTCCAGGAGCGCATGGCGAAGCTCGTGGGCGGCGTGGCGGTCATCAACGTCGGCGCGGCGACCGAAGTGGAGATGAAGGAGAAGAAGGCCCGCGTGGAGGACGCGCTGCACGCGACCCGCGCGGCCGTCGAAGAGGGCATCGTCCCCGGCGGCGGCGTGGCCTACATCCGCAGCCTCAAGGCGCTGGACGGCCTGAAGCTGGGCGGCGAGCAGGACTTCGGCGTGGAGATCATCCGCAAGGCGCTGCAGGAGCCGCTGCGCAAGATCTCCAGCAACGCCGGCATCGAGGGCGCGGTCGTCATCAACAAGGTGAAGGAAGGCACGGGCGCGTTCGGCTTCAACGCGCGCACGGAGGTCTACGAGGACCTGGAGAAGGCCGGCGTCATCGACCCGACGAAGGTCGAGCGCACCGCGCTGCAGAACGCCGCCTCCGTGGCGTCCCTGCTGCTCACCACCGAGGCGATGATCGCGGAGCGCCCGAAGAAGAAGGCCAAGGGCGGCGCGGGCGGCGGCGCCATGCCGGAGTACGGCGGCGACGACATGGACTACTGA
- a CDS encoding metallopeptidase family protein yields MAKRMAKQGDPRGVDARLEGVADAFEARDFEAALASVDALLRDVPDSPEALHFRAAALVEVGRLEEAGKAYGAALKAAPEDLEILFSAAEFLVCRTGEDREAVEEGLEWCGRGRKLAHKRDDVELVYEFLVLEGMGLNQLGECEAALKSLEQALTHMPRSPDAQLERGIALFELCRFAPAQESFERVLKDAPDEAWAHHYLGLIAERRGDAKEAKKRFARAQALAPEELPPPVALEEAAFDRAVEDAMRALPSQVKQYMDNVTLAVEDLPSDEDLLGQQPPLSPCILGVFRGTPVGERSVMDAADHFPPSIVLYQKNLERFARTREELIEQIGITVMHEVGHLMGLDEDDLWERGLD; encoded by the coding sequence ATGGCCAAGCGCATGGCGAAGCAAGGGGATCCGAGGGGCGTGGACGCGCGGCTGGAGGGGGTGGCGGACGCCTTCGAGGCGCGGGACTTCGAGGCCGCTCTCGCCAGCGTGGACGCCCTGCTGCGGGACGTTCCAGACTCACCAGAAGCCCTGCACTTCCGGGCCGCCGCGCTGGTGGAGGTGGGCCGCCTGGAGGAGGCGGGCAAGGCCTACGGCGCCGCGCTGAAGGCCGCCCCGGAGGACCTGGAGATCCTCTTCAGCGCCGCGGAGTTCCTCGTGTGCCGCACGGGCGAGGACCGCGAGGCGGTGGAGGAGGGACTGGAGTGGTGCGGCCGCGGCCGGAAGCTGGCGCACAAGCGGGACGACGTGGAGCTGGTCTACGAATTCCTCGTGCTGGAGGGCATGGGCCTCAACCAGTTGGGGGAATGCGAGGCCGCGCTCAAGAGCCTGGAGCAGGCGCTGACGCACATGCCGCGCTCGCCGGACGCGCAGCTGGAGCGGGGCATCGCGCTGTTCGAGCTGTGCCGCTTCGCGCCCGCGCAGGAGTCCTTCGAGCGGGTGCTGAAGGACGCGCCGGATGAGGCCTGGGCGCACCACTACCTGGGGCTGATCGCAGAGCGGCGCGGGGACGCGAAGGAGGCGAAGAAGCGCTTCGCGCGGGCGCAGGCGCTGGCGCCGGAGGAGCTGCCGCCGCCGGTGGCCTTGGAGGAGGCGGCGTTCGACCGCGCGGTGGAGGACGCGATGCGCGCCCTGCCCTCGCAGGTGAAGCAGTACATGGACAACGTGACGCTGGCGGTGGAGGACCTGCCGTCGGACGAGGACCTCCTGGGTCAGCAGCCGCCGCTGTCGCCGTGCATCCTGGGGGTGTTCCGGGGCACGCCCGTGGGCGAGCGCAGCGTGATGGACGCGGCGGATCACTTCCCGCCCTCCATCGTGCTGTACCAGAAGAACCTGGAGCGCTTCGCGCGCACCCGCGAGGAGCTCATCGAACAGATTGGCATCACGGTGATGCACGAGGTCGGTCACCTGATGGGTCTGGATGAAGACGACCTGTGGGAGCGGGGGCTGGACTAG
- a CDS encoding protein kinase, which yields MSSGSDSRFAGGTVLFCQGDTSYEFFQELGVGRNGERVLFARPRTPSGYQGKVLVKCVPLPEGPVLEKFQRARVRLEEEVRLAQFLQHPNIARVHGLFEMKHGLGAVMEHIEGFSLNTLLDIAQLRGRYFSESFVLYVGAEVAAALAHAHTRTDDAGNPLGIVNRDINPGCIRLRPGGGVALTDFGVAFSLLQGRPSTTMPRPVGDVIYASPEALIGEVTDARSDLFSLGLTLLEFATGRHLYDPGDIHPEDAPFRRSREQYLKALKMTALSMGAHPPPFMEDALRCAMAYRVEDVKEAAFGLSKSLRTVFLRLLSRNPSSRFATAAALEVELRAQLARLGPYTGADAVKEVQLAMLEGGEALEELNLVEDEGGIVPAFPPPSQDDIQTEPRPLRSADETTTEPQPGARRLTRH from the coding sequence ATGTCCAGTGGTTCTGACTCCCGGTTCGCCGGGGGCACGGTCCTCTTTTGCCAAGGTGACACCTCCTACGAGTTCTTCCAGGAACTGGGGGTCGGCCGCAACGGGGAGCGCGTGCTGTTCGCCCGGCCCCGGACCCCCTCTGGCTACCAGGGCAAGGTCTTGGTGAAGTGCGTCCCCCTGCCGGAAGGGCCCGTGCTGGAGAAGTTCCAGCGGGCGCGTGTGCGACTGGAAGAGGAGGTGCGGCTGGCGCAATTCCTCCAGCACCCCAACATCGCCCGCGTCCATGGCCTCTTCGAGATGAAGCACGGCCTGGGCGCCGTCATGGAGCACATCGAGGGCTTCAGCCTGAACACCCTCCTCGACATCGCCCAGCTTCGGGGGCGCTACTTCTCCGAATCCTTCGTCCTCTACGTGGGGGCAGAGGTGGCGGCGGCCCTGGCGCATGCGCACACGCGCACGGACGACGCGGGCAATCCCCTGGGCATCGTCAACCGCGACATCAACCCCGGCTGCATTCGCTTGCGGCCCGGTGGCGGCGTGGCCCTGACGGACTTCGGCGTGGCCTTCTCCCTGCTCCAGGGGCGCCCGTCCACGACGATGCCGCGCCCTGTCGGGGACGTCATCTACGCCTCACCGGAGGCGCTGATAGGGGAGGTGACGGACGCACGCTCGGACCTCTTCTCCCTGGGATTGACGCTGTTGGAGTTCGCCACGGGACGGCACCTGTATGACCCGGGCGACATCCACCCGGAGGATGCTCCCTTCCGTCGCTCGCGGGAGCAGTACCTGAAGGCCTTGAAGATGACGGCTCTGTCCATGGGGGCACACCCTCCGCCCTTCATGGAGGACGCGCTCCGGTGCGCCATGGCCTACCGGGTCGAGGACGTGAAGGAGGCAGCCTTCGGGCTGTCCAAGTCGCTGCGCACCGTCTTCCTCCGGCTGCTGAGCCGCAATCCGTCCTCTCGCTTCGCGACGGCGGCGGCGCTGGAGGTGGAACTGCGCGCGCAACTGGCACGTCTGGGGCCCTACACGGGGGCGGACGCGGTGAAGGAAGTCCAGTTGGCGATGCTGGAGGGAGGCGAAGCGCTGGAGGAATTGAACTTGGTGGAGGACGAGGGCGGCATCGTCCCGGCCTTTCCGCCACCGAGTCAGGACGACATCCAGACAGAGCCCCGGCCCCTGCGTAGTGCGGACGAGACGACGACGGAGCCGCAGCCGGGCGCCCGGCGCCTGACGCGGCATTAG